A window of Ruania suaedae contains these coding sequences:
- the pstS gene encoding phosphate ABC transporter substrate-binding protein PstS, which produces MKLATGRRMAGITAISALALTLAACGSDSSADESTGGSDNGGGEDTSELSGTIAGSGASSQENAVQGWLAGFMEANPGATVTYDPTGSGTGREQFINGTVQFAGSDAALDGDELAAAQERCGGTVIEAPLYISPIAVIYNIPELNDTNINLGPDTIAGIFAGEITNWNDPAIVEANPDLELPDLDIVPVNRSDDSGTTENFTEYLAAAAPDTWTYDPSGLWPVEGTQSGAQTSGVLGVVEGAEGTIGYVDASRVGELGSVAVGVGEEFVPFSPEAAATVVDVSEPAADASDTILTIDLARDTQESGAYPIVLISYSLACGSYDNEEHASLVQGYLNYVASEEGQERAAQPDVAGSAPISDSLRERVTAALETISAG; this is translated from the coding sequence GTGAAGCTTGCAACTGGCCGCCGTATGGCCGGCATCACCGCGATCAGCGCTCTTGCGCTCACGCTCGCTGCCTGTGGCAGCGACTCCTCCGCCGACGAGAGCACCGGTGGCTCCGACAACGGTGGTGGCGAGGACACCAGCGAGCTCTCCGGCACGATCGCCGGCTCGGGTGCAAGCTCGCAGGAGAACGCCGTGCAGGGCTGGCTCGCCGGCTTCATGGAGGCCAACCCGGGCGCCACGGTCACCTACGACCCGACCGGTTCGGGCACGGGCCGCGAGCAGTTCATCAACGGCACCGTGCAGTTCGCCGGCTCCGACGCCGCGCTGGACGGCGACGAGCTCGCTGCGGCGCAGGAGCGTTGCGGGGGCACCGTGATCGAGGCGCCGCTGTACATCAGCCCGATCGCCGTGATCTACAACATCCCCGAGCTGAACGACACCAACATCAACCTTGGACCGGACACCATCGCCGGCATCTTCGCCGGTGAGATCACCAACTGGAACGACCCGGCGATCGTCGAGGCCAACCCCGACCTCGAGCTCCCCGACCTGGACATCGTGCCGGTCAACCGCTCGGACGACTCGGGCACCACCGAGAACTTCACCGAGTACCTCGCTGCTGCGGCCCCCGACACCTGGACCTACGACCCGTCCGGTCTGTGGCCGGTCGAGGGCACCCAGTCCGGTGCGCAGACCTCCGGCGTGCTCGGCGTGGTCGAGGGTGCCGAGGGCACCATCGGCTACGTCGACGCCTCCCGCGTGGGTGAGCTGGGCAGCGTGGCCGTCGGCGTGGGCGAGGAGTTCGTGCCGTTCTCCCCGGAGGCCGCCGCGACTGTGGTCGACGTCTCCGAGCCGGCCGCTGACGCGAGCGACACGATCCTGACGATCGACCTGGCCCGCGACACGCAGGAGTCGGGCGCCTACCCGATCGTGCTGATCTCCTACTCCCTGGCCTGCGGCAGCTACGACAACGAGGAGCACGCCTCCCTCGTTCAGGGCTACCTCAACTACGTCGCCAGCGAGGAGGGCCAGGAGCGCGCCGCCCAGCCCGACGTCGCCGGGTCCGCCCCGATCTCGGACAGCCTGCGTGAGCGCGTGACGGCGGCGCTCGAGACGATCTCCGCCGGCTGA
- a CDS encoding NUDIX hydrolase produces the protein MASSRQVVHAAGALVWRVVGRRLDVMLIHRPRYDDWSWPKGKLDSPAEPLPMCAVREVQEETGVPVVLGAPLPTVRYRLAGGQLKVCHYWAATPADVDGVDVAAINARPPIKPAPKHEVDEVRWVEARKAKKLLTRSEDVEPLGALIDLWEDGLLRTWTLLLVRHGRARKRSAWPGGEETRPLTPVGQAQAKALVPVLAAYGVHEVISSPWLRCRATMTPYSDACDTAIVSAPQLTETAARDRPAGARSLVNDLLGSPREATAVCTHRPVLPFVLEAVDSRSPHRVSRSLPRENPYLRTGEILVVHMARREHRRARVVAVETCRPPS, from the coding sequence GTGGCCTCCTCCCGCCAGGTGGTCCACGCCGCCGGAGCGCTGGTCTGGCGCGTCGTGGGCCGGCGTCTGGACGTGATGCTCATCCACCGGCCCCGCTACGACGACTGGTCCTGGCCGAAGGGCAAGCTCGACTCCCCGGCCGAGCCCCTGCCGATGTGCGCGGTGCGGGAGGTGCAGGAGGAGACCGGCGTCCCGGTCGTGCTCGGCGCCCCGCTGCCGACCGTGCGCTACCGCCTGGCGGGCGGGCAGCTGAAGGTGTGCCACTACTGGGCCGCGACGCCGGCCGACGTCGACGGCGTGGACGTGGCCGCGATCAATGCCCGCCCGCCGATCAAGCCGGCGCCCAAGCACGAGGTGGACGAGGTGCGCTGGGTGGAGGCACGGAAGGCGAAGAAGCTGCTCACCCGGTCCGAGGACGTCGAACCCCTTGGTGCCCTGATCGATCTTTGGGAGGACGGGCTGCTGCGGACGTGGACGCTGCTGCTGGTGCGCCACGGCCGGGCCCGTAAGCGCTCAGCCTGGCCGGGCGGTGAGGAGACCCGCCCGCTCACGCCGGTGGGGCAGGCGCAGGCGAAGGCGCTCGTCCCGGTGCTCGCCGCCTACGGCGTGCACGAGGTGATCTCCTCGCCATGGTTGCGCTGCCGGGCCACGATGACGCCGTACTCGGACGCCTGCGACACCGCGATCGTCTCCGCGCCCCAGCTCACGGAGACGGCCGCGCGGGACCGGCCCGCCGGCGCGCGCTCGCTGGTCAATGACCTGCTCGGCAGCCCGCGCGAGGCCACCGCGGTCTGCACGCACCGGCCCGTGCTGCCGTTCGTGCTGGAGGCGGTGGACTCGCGCAGCCCGCACCGGGTGAGCAGGTCCCTGCCACGCGAGAACCCCTACCTGCGCACGGGGGAGATCCTCGTGGTGCACATGGCCCGACGCGAGCACCGGCGTGCCCGGGTGGTCGCGGTGGAGACCTGCCGACCACCCTCCTGA
- a CDS encoding RNA degradosome polyphosphate kinase, which translates to MSGLSPSVIARAVDGSMAAGRPGTTGALVAGTDQDGAEPDQAGEIPAELPPDRFADREVSWLQFNERVLELAEDTSLPLLERVRFLAIFASNLDEFFMVRVAGLKRRIATGMAVQAASGLLPRQVLDLISAKAHELTDRHAAVFAEQVQPALAAEGITLVHFDHLHESERDRLHKYFRKMIFPVLTPLAVDPAHPFPYISGLSLNLAVVVRNPTTGKEHFARVKVPPLLPRFIAVDARGRPHRPEDAPDDDGYRSFVPIEDVISSFLYYLFPGMEVVEHHVFRVTRNEDLEVEEDDAENLLQALEKELLRRRFGPPVRLELATGFTPRLREMLIRELDISEADVYELPMPLDLTGLNLVADLDRPELHYPKHVAITPRGLAEVESASPTDIFQAIRGRDILLHHPYDSFSTSVQQFIAQAAADPNVLAIKQTLYRTSGDSPIVDSLIDAAEAGKQVLAIVEIKARFDEEANISWARKLEQAGVHVVYGIVGLKTHCKLSLVVRQEAEGLRRYCHVGTGNYHPKTARLYEDHGVLTCDSEVGQDLTRLFNQLSGYAPKSRFHRLLVAPRGIRRGLVERIEKEIASAQAGKPAWVKFKVNSVVDEQTLDALYRASQAGVQVDVVVRGICAIKAGVPGLSENIRVRSILGRFLEHSRVYAFANAGEPEVYLGSADLMHRNLDRRVEVLFRVADPEHVADLVGLIDISVADTTASWHLSTAEDGEPVWTRHHLDRSGRPLMDLQEHLMSVHRRRSADS; encoded by the coding sequence ATGTCGGGGCTCTCGCCCTCGGTGATCGCGCGGGCCGTCGACGGCTCCATGGCAGCGGGCCGGCCGGGCACGACGGGGGCGTTGGTGGCCGGGACCGACCAGGACGGCGCGGAGCCGGACCAGGCCGGCGAGATACCGGCCGAGCTCCCTCCCGACCGGTTCGCCGACCGGGAGGTCAGCTGGCTGCAGTTCAACGAGCGGGTGCTCGAACTGGCCGAGGACACCAGCCTGCCGCTGCTGGAGCGCGTGCGGTTCCTGGCGATCTTCGCCTCCAACCTCGATGAGTTCTTCATGGTGCGGGTGGCCGGCCTCAAGCGCCGGATCGCCACCGGCATGGCGGTGCAGGCGGCCTCGGGGCTGCTGCCGCGGCAGGTGCTCGACCTGATCTCGGCCAAGGCGCACGAGCTCACCGACCGGCACGCGGCCGTGTTCGCCGAGCAGGTCCAGCCGGCGCTCGCGGCCGAGGGCATCACCCTGGTCCACTTCGACCACCTGCACGAGAGCGAGCGGGACCGGCTGCACAAGTACTTCCGGAAGATGATCTTCCCGGTGCTGACCCCGCTCGCGGTCGACCCCGCGCACCCCTTCCCCTACATCTCCGGCCTCTCCCTGAACCTGGCCGTGGTGGTCCGCAACCCAACCACCGGCAAGGAGCACTTCGCCCGGGTCAAGGTGCCCCCGCTGCTGCCGCGGTTCATCGCCGTGGACGCCCGCGGCCGCCCGCACCGCCCGGAGGACGCCCCCGACGACGACGGCTACCGCTCCTTCGTGCCGATCGAGGACGTGATCTCCTCGTTCCTGTACTACCTCTTCCCCGGGATGGAGGTGGTCGAGCACCACGTCTTCCGGGTGACCCGCAACGAGGACCTCGAGGTGGAGGAGGACGACGCGGAGAACCTGCTGCAGGCGCTGGAGAAGGAACTGCTGCGCCGCCGGTTCGGACCGCCGGTCCGGCTGGAGCTGGCGACGGGGTTCACCCCCCGGCTGCGGGAGATGCTCATCCGCGAGCTCGACATCTCCGAGGCGGACGTCTACGAGCTGCCGATGCCGCTGGACCTCACCGGGCTCAACCTCGTGGCCGACCTCGACCGGCCCGAGCTGCACTACCCCAAGCACGTGGCCATCACCCCGCGCGGTCTGGCGGAGGTGGAGAGCGCCAGCCCGACCGACATCTTCCAGGCGATCCGCGGCCGCGACATCCTGCTGCACCACCCCTACGACTCCTTCTCCACCAGCGTGCAGCAGTTCATCGCCCAGGCGGCCGCGGACCCGAACGTGCTGGCGATCAAGCAGACGCTGTACCGCACCTCCGGGGACTCCCCGATCGTGGACTCGCTCATCGACGCGGCCGAGGCCGGCAAGCAGGTCCTCGCGATCGTGGAGATCAAGGCCCGCTTCGACGAGGAGGCGAACATCTCCTGGGCGCGCAAGCTCGAGCAGGCGGGTGTGCACGTGGTCTACGGCATCGTGGGCCTGAAGACCCACTGCAAGCTCTCGCTGGTGGTGCGCCAGGAGGCGGAGGGGCTGCGGCGGTACTGCCACGTCGGCACCGGCAACTACCACCCCAAGACCGCCCGCCTCTACGAGGACCACGGCGTGCTGACCTGCGACTCCGAGGTGGGCCAGGACCTGACCCGGCTGTTCAACCAGCTCTCCGGCTACGCCCCGAAGAGCCGCTTCCACCGGCTGCTGGTGGCCCCGCGCGGGATCCGGCGCGGTCTGGTGGAGCGGATCGAGAAGGAGATCGCCAGCGCGCAGGCCGGCAAGCCCGCCTGGGTGAAGTTCAAGGTGAACTCCGTGGTCGACGAGCAGACCCTCGACGCGCTCTACCGGGCTTCTCAGGCCGGGGTGCAGGTGGATGTGGTGGTGCGCGGCATCTGCGCGATCAAGGCGGGCGTGCCGGGGCTGAGCGAGAACATCCGGGTCCGTTCGATCCTGGGCCGGTTCCTGGAGCACTCGCGGGTGTATGCCTTCGCGAACGCTGGGGAGCCGGAGGTCTACCTCGGATCCGCCGACCTGATGCATCGCAACCTGGACCGACGCGTGGAGGTGCTGTTCCGGGTGGCCGATCCCGAGCACGTGGCCGACCTGGTGGGGCTCATCGACATCTCGGTGGCCGACACCACGGCGTCGTGGCACCTGAGCACGGCCGAGGACGGTGAGCCGGTGTGGACCCGGCACCACCTCGATCGCAGCGGCCGCCCGTTGATGGATCTGCAGGAGCACCTCATGTCCGTCCACCGCCGGCGCAGCGCGGACAGCTGA
- a CDS encoding alanine racemase, with protein MRTTREGAAPGGTSAQVRQQGRQQIREQGRRPAPWGRALRGVAGPVAVVDLDAFDANAADLLARAGGLPLRLASKSVRVRTLLDRALAAGFTSVMAYSVAEALWLAEHGVADVLVGYPSVDRGGLARLAADPRARRVITVMVDDVSHVALLERAFMRSGVTDGPPIQVCIDVDASLRLGLGPLTAHLGVRRSGLRRPEEVVRLARAIERTGRLRVRGVMFYEAQVAGVPDGPDRMASGLRSPLVAVMKGLSLHDLARRRPAVVAALEDHLGRDVLVNGGGTGSLQQTASDPTITELTAGSGLLCPTLFDRYDSFAPRPAAFFGLDVVRRPAPRIATVAGGGYVASGPPGADRLPRSVDGSRLLASEGAGEVQTPLRYPPGRSGPAVGARVWMRHAKAGELMERFDHVHLVRADRVISTVATYRGEAQNFG; from the coding sequence GTGAGGACGACACGGGAGGGTGCTGCGCCGGGGGGCACGTCAGCGCAGGTCCGACAGCAAGGCCGGCAACAGATCCGTGAGCAGGGTCGGCGGCCGGCACCCTGGGGGCGGGCGTTGCGGGGTGTGGCCGGGCCCGTCGCGGTTGTCGACCTGGACGCCTTCGACGCCAATGCCGCCGATCTGCTCGCGCGCGCCGGTGGCCTGCCGCTCCGGCTCGCCTCCAAGTCGGTGCGGGTGCGCACGCTCCTGGACCGGGCGCTGGCGGCGGGCTTCACCTCGGTGATGGCCTACTCGGTGGCCGAGGCGCTGTGGCTCGCCGAGCATGGGGTCGCGGACGTGCTGGTCGGCTACCCGAGCGTGGATCGTGGCGGGCTGGCGCGGCTGGCGGCCGACCCACGCGCCCGGCGCGTGATCACCGTGATGGTCGACGACGTCTCCCACGTCGCCCTGCTGGAGCGGGCGTTCATGCGCTCCGGCGTCACCGACGGCCCGCCCATCCAGGTCTGCATCGACGTCGACGCCTCCCTCCGGCTGGGTCTGGGGCCGCTGACGGCGCACCTGGGCGTGCGCCGGTCCGGTCTGCGCCGCCCCGAGGAGGTGGTGCGCCTGGCCCGGGCCATCGAGCGCACCGGCCGGCTCCGGGTGCGGGGCGTGATGTTCTACGAGGCGCAGGTGGCCGGCGTCCCCGACGGCCCCGACCGCATGGCCTCCGGCCTGCGCAGCCCGCTGGTGGCGGTGATGAAGGGACTGTCCTTGCACGATCTCGCCCGCCGCCGCCCGGCGGTGGTCGCCGCGCTGGAGGACCACCTCGGCCGCGACGTCCTGGTCAACGGCGGTGGTACCGGGTCGCTGCAGCAGACGGCGAGTGACCCGACCATCACCGAGCTGACAGCCGGGTCCGGATTGCTGTGCCCCACGCTCTTCGACCGCTACGACTCCTTCGCCCCGCGCCCGGCGGCCTTCTTCGGCCTGGACGTGGTGCGCCGCCCGGCGCCGCGGATCGCCACCGTCGCCGGAGGCGGCTACGTCGCCTCCGGTCCGCCCGGCGCCGACCGGCTGCCCCGCTCGGTGGACGGCTCGCGGCTGCTCGCCTCCGAGGGGGCCGGCGAGGTGCAGACGCCGCTGCGTTACCCGCCCGGCCGCAGTGGTCCGGCCGTCGGTGCGCGGGTGTGGATGCGTCACGCGAAGGCGGGCGAGCTGATGGAACGGTTCGATCACGTGCACCTGGTCCGTGCCGATCGGGTGATCTCCACGGTGGCGACGTATCGTGGTGAGGCCCAGAACTTCGGCTGA
- the mshD gene encoding mycothiol synthase, with translation MTHAPSPTASLTPAQARAVRALAEEAEQADGVEALSEQTLLNLDLPEQDHGRGARHLLVASPSGTGAYAQVDGDSIELVVAPQQRRRGLGGALLDAALTGERRVWAHGDLPAAQALADSRGMRRVRDLWVMTAPPPRSAPEPAADPGVRVRPFEVGRDEDAWVSLNARAFADHPEQGRLTRADLEQRMAQPWFDPDVLFLAEDVATGRLLGSMWVKIEGNDGERVGEIYALGVDPQAQGRGVGTVLTAHAMTAFAARDLVRIELYVEGENAPAIRTYRRAGFTRERADVQYAR, from the coding sequence ATGACGCACGCGCCCTCCCCGACGGCGTCCCTCACCCCGGCGCAGGCCCGGGCCGTGCGCGCCCTCGCCGAGGAGGCCGAGCAGGCGGACGGGGTCGAGGCGCTCTCCGAGCAGACCCTGCTCAACCTGGACCTGCCCGAGCAGGACCACGGCAGGGGCGCCCGGCACCTGCTGGTGGCCTCGCCGTCGGGAACCGGCGCCTACGCGCAGGTGGACGGTGACTCCATCGAGCTCGTGGTCGCGCCGCAGCAGCGCCGCCGCGGCCTCGGTGGCGCGCTGCTGGACGCGGCGCTGACGGGTGAGCGACGGGTGTGGGCGCACGGGGACCTGCCGGCGGCCCAGGCGCTCGCCGACTCGCGCGGGATGCGCCGGGTGCGTGACCTGTGGGTGATGACCGCGCCCCCGCCGCGCTCGGCACCCGAGCCCGCCGCGGATCCCGGCGTACGGGTGCGGCCCTTCGAGGTGGGCCGGGACGAGGACGCGTGGGTGTCCCTGAACGCCCGCGCCTTCGCCGATCACCCCGAGCAGGGCCGGCTCACGCGTGCCGACCTGGAGCAGCGCATGGCGCAGCCCTGGTTCGACCCGGATGTGCTCTTCCTCGCCGAGGACGTCGCGACCGGCCGGCTGCTGGGCAGCATGTGGGTGAAGATCGAGGGAAATGACGGTGAACGGGTGGGGGAGATCTACGCCCTCGGCGTGGATCCTCAGGCCCAGGGGCGCGGGGTGGGCACAGTGCTGACCGCGCATGCGATGACGGCGTTCGCGGCCCGCGATCTTGTGCGGATCGAGCTGTACGTCGAGGGGGAGAATGCGCCGGCGATCCGCACCTATCGCCGCGCCGGGTTCACTCGCGAGCGCGCCGACGTGCAGTACGCACGGTGA